The following is a genomic window from Paenibacillus sp. FSL R5-0766.
ACCGGGATGGGGCTATATTTGGTTCGTCAGGTGGTCCAGACGCTTCATATGAACATTCATGTAGAATCTTCTCTTGGCGAGGGCACAACCGTCACACTTACTTTTCCGCGAAAAAACGACATGGTGCATCTTGCAGGCGTGTGACAACAATGTCACATGCTTTTTGGTTTTGTTCGGTGAATCACACGATAACACTGCACATCCCGATTATGATATAGACATGAGCATTTTGCAGAAGATTTAAGAGGAGTGAGTGGGATATGTGGATACTGGAAGCCAAAAAAATTCATAAAGTCTATGGTAATAAACTGAATAAACAGGAAGTGCTGAAGGGGATTGATCTTGGAGTAAGCAAGGGAGAGTTTGTTGGTATTATGGGGCCTTCGGGTTCGGGTAAAACAACGCTGCTTAATGTACTTTCCTCCATCGATCGGGTGAGCCAGGGCACGATCGATATTGAGGGCAAGGAATTCACCGGAATGAAGGAGAAACAGCTGGCTGAGTTCCGCAAACATCATCTGGGCTTTATTTTTCAGGAATATAATCTTCTGGATACCCTTACGGTGAAGGAAAATGTATTATTACCGCTCTCGATCACCAGCATTCCAAAGCAGGAGGCACACCGGAAGTTTGAACAGA
Proteins encoded in this region:
- a CDS encoding ABC transporter ATP-binding protein yields the protein MWILEAKKIHKVYGNKLNKQEVLKGIDLGVSKGEFVGIMGPSGSGKTTLLNVLSSIDRVSQGTIDIEGKEFTGMKEKQLAEFRKHHLGFIFQEYNLLDTLTVKENVLLPLSITSIPKQEAHRKFEQIARELGIYELKDKYPSEISGGQKQRTSAARAFVHEPSIIFADEPTGALDSKSASDLLGKLSEMNSARKATIIMVTHDPVAASYCSRVIFIRDGQIYTQLNKGDESRQSFFNDIIKTQGVLGGVQQ